aaatacaaaaattagcacatatttgtaatcccagctacttggaaggctgaggcaggagaatcagttgaacctgggaaacagatgctgcagtgagccgagactacaccactgcactctagcctggacaacatagtgagagtctgtctcaaaaaaataaaaaaaataaaaaataaaaatagaaaagggcaAGTGATTTGCCTGATGAAACAAACTGTGACAGGATTCGCGAAAGTCCAGGAATTCTAACTAGATTCCAGCACATTCTACCACGCCAGCTGCCTCACACCTCCACCCCTGCGTTGGCATAGCAGCCCGCTTGCCGTCTACTCATGGTTCTGGGTATGTTTCTACTGCTGCTCCGACCATTTCTCCACCCAAGTGCATTTCCAACATTTAGCTAAGCACTCGAgcttacaaaaatagaaaataaacccTCTCTCAACGTGCCcactcttttttcatttttccagcttctagactATGGGAAAACTTTTAAATCCCAAAGATTCCTATCTGTATTCCAAAAAGTACTGAGTAAACCACTGAAAGCTTTAAGTTAGTTTAATAACAGACAATAATGGCTGCCCTTCTAGAGTAAATCGAAAGTGTCACTTACCACCTTCATCTCTTCCGAAGTGTGtctaggggaggggaggggactcGTTCTGTTCAGGGCTAGTGCTTAAAAGAAGTCATCTATTGCAGACAATCTTTATCCACACCATCCCCTACCCTTCCCAAAGTCAAAGGCGGAAACAAAGCTTTTCTCTTCTACCAGATGCCAACAACTACACAAACTTCTGTCTACAACATCTGAGGAAAAGTAACCTTGGAAAGCTCCGTAAAAGCAAAGTTTTCTAGGGCTTGCCCTGTATAACCTGctagacaaaaaaataacagaaaagaatgaaatcagctAAAAGCAGATTGGAAACTGATATAATCTGAATTGTTTCTACAATGTTCAAAAGGcaactgaaatttaaaagatgTAACTTAGGCATCTAAAGGGACCCAAATAGTATGAAATGCAAAgaattttcttacatttaataTTGTGTAAAACGGCCAATGTTTTATATTGAAGATTATCGCTATAAACCATAACACACTATAGTGGGTCCCTGTCACTTCTTATTTCCTTATATTGCTAGAAGACTAAGAACCAGTAAAACGAAGGAGAGAAAGTGGTTTGACTATTAAAAGAGTGCTTGCTAGTAGATATGTCAGAGAGACAGCAGTGGAAACGTACGAGATTAAGGTGCAAATACGGGTTGTGCCTATACAAGTCTAATGAGCCACacagggattttaaaaattaagatttcaaACTCCATGAAGCAATCAAGTTAAACCAGGAAAGATTCAAGCAATGAAGTCACAGTATACATCCACACTCCCGTATCTTGTAAACTAATGTGCCTTACCTCAGCCAAGGCCATATGCATCAATAACTTGAATGTGTATAgtgcttttaaacttttaaactttcACATCTGTGAGTCATgtgatcctcacaacaaccctgtgaggtaggcagGGCAGGAGTTATTattgattcccattttacagacgaagaAACCGCTGGAGAGAGGTAAACTAAACTGCTTCACATCTGTGACAAAGCTAGGACAAACCAGCTCTCTAGAACTTGGCCACCCCTTGCGTTTCTGAAAGGTCTTCCATTTGGTGGAGAATCTTGGGAAAACGAACTAGTAAGTATAGTCATACTATGTGGATAATAatggttcatccatgtttcttTTCTGAGGATACAGAAAAGGAGCCAGGGATTCAGAAGGCAGGTTTTGGAACTAGACTTCTACGATTTTAGGAAACAGAGCCTTTTGTAATCAGTTCCTAAGTTTTGGTATTTGAAATCAACCTCTGAAGCAATTTTTCAAGGCCTAGCTGAAAAGCACCAGTTGCCTCTTCCACTGCTGTCGCCAAACGTCTGACTGCGAGGACAGCATCCCTGCGGAGCTCATTGGCAGTGTCTTGCTGAGCACTGGCCTCCTCACCAATAGCAATCAGCCTGTCCAGTTTTTCTTCCTCCCGCTTTGAGAGTTCTCGTGCCAATCGCCTGTTTTCTGCCAACTCAGCTGCGATAGTTCTGGCCACTGACCGCCTTCTTCGCCTTGCCCACCTTGGAGGGGGCTCACTGGTCAAGGGCCTATCCCCACCAGAAACAAAACCGGCTCTGGAAGAGAAGACTGGAGTCTGCGGAGTGGAGGCTACCCCAGGAGTGCTGTGGCTGGTGCTGGTGCAGGGACTGGGCTCCCCGGACACACCCAGTCTGGCCATGGGGCTGCTCTGACAGGGAGCAACTGTACCTCTGAAAAGGTTGTGGGAGCTGCTGTAGCTGGGGGTCCCTTGAGAGCACcctgaaaaacaaagcaacaatGTTGCAAAGAGGACATTCCTGCTAAGGGAATGTTTGAAGCCAGCAGCAGAGCTGAGAGACAATTATAAAACTATGGTTGTTCCTGGAAAGGCCTCTTTCCACCAGGGACTGGGGAATCCATTTCCTTAATCTGAACATTTTGGTCTGTTTAATTTCACCTCTAAAACTTCTCCCTTGCCTTCCTGAACCCCTTTGTACATAGCTAGCTATCCAGCCCACTCTAGACCTCCAAGTTCCTAACTACCCATTACAAACAATGCCAGAACTAGTTTGGGTCTAAAGAGCATTTCTAGGTTTAAAGAGGTCTAATATCTTATGTAGCTAGGGGCATAGGTTTCGAAAACCTGGAGCCCTTGAGTTCAGTATTAGGTTTTCAAAAAGGTGGTGGGACAGAATGAGGCAGAAACAGGAACTATGCTGAAGAGGACAATATCCAGACACAGCTTTTTAGAGCCACGTGACTCTAGGACCCAAATCCTTCACATGCTTGGGAGTTACCTGCACCCGAGGATTCATCCCAGGAGTCCTCAAGGTCACTGGTTTCTCGTATCCGGTCACTGATTCTTAGCTGACAATCCTCATCTGATTCCTTAACTGTTTTCAAGATAGGCTGATGATCAGCTGCCTGAGTCCTTTTAGATTTTAGAATGCTGGTTCCCTCTTCCCCTGGGGCATCAGAGGCCACAAAGTTCTGATCACAGTGCTTGGCCCAAGCAGCATCCTCCATTAAGTTGTCTGGGTCAGTCACTATCTGATTTCGGAGAAGCTGATCCAATGTATCATAAAATGgacagtgtggtggctcacccatACTTGTCGCATGGGCAACATAGGCCTTTAAATATAATGCCTTCAGCACTTTAAACTTGGAGCGGCACTGACGTTCGGTGCGGCGGAAGCCCTCCTGCTGCATTCGTTTAGACACAGCCTGATAGACATCTGCATTGTGATGCACAGTCTGGAGGCGCTGAATATACTCTGCCTCGCCTAGTATGGAGAGAAGAGTTCGTGTCTCCTGTCTGGACCACCGGATGCCCGCGCTGCTATTGGCACTGGCCATTGTGGGTTGGGAAGGAGGGCTGGGCAGCTTCTGGACAGCAAGGTGCAAGTCTGAAGGTGTGGGGAAGCTCTGTGTGCTCTCAGGATATCTCCAGGAGCCAGCTGGTTCTTCCCCGTCAGGGATAATTGCTGAGAAGCCAGGTCCAAGGACCGAATTTCTGGCTGGAAGGCCACAGGGGAATCAGAGTTACAGGAAGGGTGTAAGGATAATTTTGGCAGCAAGTTAAGTGGTGCTACCTGTGTGTAGGTCATAAATAGGCACGAGGCAAAGACTGAAAAAGCCCAACTTTGGGAGTTCACCAAAGGTAGACACCACACCAAGGACTTAATGACTTGGTAACAAAAGGGCCAAATGCTTCCATGGCTGAGAGTTGGCACAACAATGGATCTGTAAAAATCACCCTTGTCTGGTGAGTAAATAGgctgagagggaaaaaaatcacctggACCACAGGCAGCTAAGTACAGGAGTCCAAGCATGACCACACCATAGCAATCTGAAAAATGCTCAGCCTTCACTAATCACAGCACACCGCAGCTCTGTGTTACCCATCTGACTGTCACAATGGGCCAGAAAAGTGAGTTTAAGCTGCTCTGCTAATACAAAGCTTTCTTGAACAATATGGCAGAAGACAGCCACGTCATTACTCTAACCATCAGCCCCCACCCACCACAAAGCAGCACAAAAGAAACAGGAACATATTGTTGGCTACCAGCGGAGCGATCTAAGGAAATGTTCTGGATCTGGACTATATCAATGTGAGCATCTTGGTTGTGATATTGCACTATAGTTTTGCAAGACGTAACCACGGGGAGAAGTGGTGAATCCAGTACTGTAATGAGTTTAATGTCTCTGCATTATTTCTTACACAGCAGCATGGGAAACCACAATTCAttcaaaaagtttaattaaaaaacaaacatattgtTGGCTGCTCGGTGATTCCGGCTTTAAGACCCATTTACAACTCTTTTTTTAGGCTTTATGATATGAAAATACTTGACATCAacttatatttaatattcagTACTAAGTTCTGTCAATAGGTAAAAGGATATGGGGATATATTTATTGTCAGGAAATACTGAATTATCTCTAAACAACTATAGTTTTTGGCTTAGTACACAaatatcctaaggaaaaagatTAATATCAAGTTCAATTTAATTGAACACAGGTAagagataaaaaatattataaaagaaataaattttaaatttaatctccAATATCCAAATTCT
The genomic region above belongs to Saimiri boliviensis isolate mSaiBol1 chromosome 8, mSaiBol1.pri, whole genome shotgun sequence and contains:
- the MSANTD7 gene encoding zinc finger and SCAN domain containing 29 isoform X2, translating into MARLGVSGEPSPCTSTSHSTPGVASTPQTPVFSSRAGFVSGGDRPLTSEPPPRWARRRRRSVARTIAAELAENRRLARELSKREEEKLDRLIAIGEEASAQQDTANELRRDAVLAVRRLATAVEEATGAFQLGLEKLLQRLISNTKT
- the MSANTD7 gene encoding zinc finger and SCAN domain containing 29 isoform X1; the protein is MASANSSAGIRWSRQETRTLLSILGEAEYIQRLQTVHHNADVYQAVSKRMQQEGFRRTERQCRSKFKVLKALYLKAYVAHATSMGEPPHCPFYDTLDQLLRNQIVTDPDNLMEDAAWAKHCDQNFVASDAPGEEGTSILKSKRTQAADHQPILKTVKESDEDCQLRISDRIRETSDLEDSWDESSGAGCSQGTPSYSSSHNLFRGTVAPCQSSPMARLGVSGEPSPCTSTSHSTPGVASTPQTPVFSSRAGFVSGGDRPLTSEPPPRWARRRRRSVARTIAAELAENRRLARELSKREEEKLDRLIAIGEEASAQQDTANELRRDAVLAVRRLATAVEEATGAFQLGLEKLLQRLISNTKT